The Burkholderia ambifaria AMMD genome contains the following window.
GGTCGTCGCCGCCGCGAGCGGGGCGGTCGGGTCGGTGGTCGGCCAGATCGCGAAGCTGAAGGGCTGCCGCGTGGTCGGCGTCGCGGGCGGCGCCGACAAGGTCGCGTACGTGAAGGACACGCTCGGCTTCGACGCGTGCATCGATCATCGCGATCCGCAGTTTGCGGCCAAGCTGAAGGACGCCTGTCCGAACGGCATCGACGTCTATTTCGAGAACGTCGGCGGCGCCGTGTTCGACGCGGTGTGGCCGCTGCTCAACGATCATGCGCGCGTGCCGGTGTGCGGCATCATCGCGCATTACAACGACGCGGCGTACGACGACACCGCGGTGTCGAGCGGCCGTGACCGCGTGCCGGCGCTGATGGGCACCATCCTGCGCAAGCGCATCCGGATGCAGGGCTTCATCATTCTCGATCATTATGCGACGGGCTATGCGCCATTCCTGAAGGAGATGAGCGAGTGGGTCGCGCAGGGCAAGGTGAAGACGCTCGAGGACGTGATCCCCGATCTCGCCGATGCGCCGAATGCGCTGATCGGCTTGCTCGCCGGCAAGAACTTCGGCAAGGTCGTCGTGCGCGTCGGCCCGGACGAACTGGCCTGAGGCGACGCGTCCGTCTGCACGCTGGCGTCACCGGATGCCGGCTTATGGCATGCTCGATCCCGTTTCCCAAGGAGTGAAAAACATGGCGCTTTATGTGATGGCATCGGTATTTCCGAAACCCGAACACGCGCAGGCCGTCGAAGCCGAACTGCGCAGCATGGTCGCGGCGACCCGTGCCGAACCCGGCAATCGCCGCTACGACCTGTTCCGCGAACAGGACGGCTCGCCGGCGCTGCATCTGTTCGAGATCTACGACGACCAGGCCGCGTTCGATGCTCACCTCGCAAGCCCGCACTTCACCGCGTTTCGCACCAAGTCGACCGAATGGTTCTCGGCGCCGCCCGTGATCAAGGTGCTGTCGGGCATCGACGCGGCCGAATAACCCGCGCGGAACCACCGCCGCGGCTCGCCCCCCGGGCCGCGCGGCAGCCGCCGTGCGTTGCGCGGCGGCGATGAACAATCCGGCGCGCCGGTCGCGCCGCTTCCCCAATACACCGGCCCCGGAGGCTGAATGGTCACCCTCAATATCAACGGCGAGAGCCGCACGGTCGACGCCCCCGACGACATGCCCCTGCTATGGGTGCTGCGCGACGTCGTCGGCCTGACCGGCACAAAATTCGGCTGCGGGATCGCGCAATGCGGTGCGTGCACCGTGCATCTCGACGGCGTCGCCGCGCGCTCGTGCGTGCTGCCGGTCGCGGCCGTCGCGGGCCGCAAGATCACGACGATCGAAGCCGTCGGCGCGACGCCGGCCGGCCAGAAGGTTCAGGACGCGTGGCGCGAGCTCGACGTCGTCCAGTGCGGCTACTGCCAGTCCGGGCAGGTGATGGCGGCCACGGCGCTGATCGCGTCGAACCCGAGCCCGAGCGATGCCGACATCGACGCGGCGATGGCCGGCAACATCTGCCGCTGCGGCACGTACAACCGGATTCGCGCGGCCGTGAAGCACGCCGCGAAGGGGAGCTGACATGTCGCGAGGACTGATCGAAGCAGGTCGGGCCGGCGCGGGCGTGTCGCGCCGTTCGTTTCTCAAGGCGGGCATGTCGCTCGGCGCGGCGGCGGGCGGCGGCCTGCTGCTCGGCTTCAGCCTGCCGGCGGCCGGCGATGACGCGCGGCGCTCGGTGATCGGCGGCGATGCGGACGAAAACGCGCGTGCCGGCGTATTCGCGCCGAACGCGTTCGTGCAGATCGACCGCGGCGGCAAGGTCACGCTGGTGATGCCGAAAGTGGAAATGGGCCAGGGCGTCTACACGGCGCTGCCGATGCTGATCGCCGAGGAACTCGAGGTGCCGCTGTCGAACGTCACGCTCGATCATGCGCCGCCGAACGAGAAGCTGTTCCTCGATCCGCTGCTCGGCGGCCAGCTGACGGGCGGCTCGACGTCGGTGCGCTACGCGTGGGAACCGCTGCGCCGCGCGGGCGCGACCGCGCGCACGCTGCTGGTTGCCGCGGCCGCCAAGCAATGGAACGTCGATCCGGCCACCTGCCGCGCGGAAAACGGCGAAGTGCAGCACCCGCCGAGCGGCCGGCGCGCGTCGTACGGCCAGCTCGCCGATGCCGCGTCGAAGCTGCCGGTGCCGAAGGACGTCGCGTTGAAGCAGCCGGCCGATTTCAAGCTGATCGGCAAGCCGGTGAAGCGGCTCGATTCGCCGGAGAAGGTCGACGGCACCGCGCAGTTTGGGCTCGACGTGCGCCTGCCCGGCATGCTGTACGCGGTGATCGTGAACAGCCCGGTGTTCGGCGGCACGGTTGCGAGCGTCGACGATACGGCCGCGCGGAAGATTCCCGGCGTGCGTCAAGTGGTGCGCGTCGACAACGCGGTCGCGGTGGTCGGCGATCACACGTGGGCCGCGAAGCGCGGCGCGTCGGCGCTCGTCGTCAAATGGAACGAAGGCGCGGACGCGAAGGTGTCGACGAAGGACATCGTCGCCGATCTCGCGCAGGCCGCCGCGAACGGCAAGGGTGCCGTCGCGCGCAAGGAAGGCGACGTCGGCCGTGCGTTCACGAACGCGAAGACGCGCGTCGATGCCGTCTATGAACAACCGTTCCTCGCGCACGCCACGATGGAACCGGTGAACTGCACGGTGCAGGTGCGCGCCGACGGCTGCGAGATCTGGGTCGGCACGCAGGTGCCGACGCGGGCGCGCGATACGGTGCAGCAACTCACGGGGCTCGCACCCGAGAAGATCGTCGTGCACAACCATTTGCTCGGCGGTGGCTTCGGCCGGCGGCTCGAGACGGACATGATCGGACAGGCCGTGAAGGTCGCCAAGCAGGTCAACGCGCCCGTGAAGGTCGTGTGGACGCGCGAGGAAGACATCCAGCACGACATGTACCGGCCGTACTACTACGACCGGATCTCGGCCGGCCTCGACGCGAACGGCAAGCCGGTCGCATGGCAGCACCGGATCGTCGGCTCGTCGATCATCGCCCGGTTCGCGCCGCCTGCGTTCAAGAACGGCGTCGATCCCGACGCGGTCGAAGTTTCGGCCGAATTGCCGTACGACCTGCCGAACCAGCTCGTCGACTACGTGCGGCAGGAGCCGCGCCACATCCCGACTGCGTTCTGGCGCGGCGTCGGCCCGACGCGCGGCACGTTCGTCGTCGAGAGCTTCATCGACGAGCTGGCCGCGCAAACCAAGACCGATCCGGTGCAATACCGCCGCGCGCTGCTCGACAAGACGCCGCGTGCGCGCAACGTGCTCGACGTCGCGACGAAGGCGGCCGGCTGGGGCACATCGCTGCCGAAGGGGCAAGGGCGCGGCGTATCCGTGATGCACGCGTTCGGCAGCTTCTTCTCGATCGTCATCGACGTCGCGGTGGACGAGGGCGAAGTGCAGGTCAAGCGCGTCGTGTGCGCGGTCGACTGCGGGATGGCTGTGAATCCGAGCACGATCGAGGCGCAGGTCCAGGGCGGCATCATCTTCGGGATCACGGGCGCGCTGCATGGCGAGATCACGATCGAGGACGGCCGCGTCGTGCAGAGCAACTTCACCGACTACCGGATGATGCGCATCAACGAGACGCCGCCGATCGAGGTTCATCTCGTGAAGAGCGCCGAGGCGCCGGGCGGCATCGGCGAACCGGGCACCGCTGCGACCGCGGCGGCCTTGTCGAACGCGATCTTCGCGGCGACCGGCAAGCGGCTGCGCAAGCTGCCGGTCGGCAGCCAGCTGAAGACGGCCTGAGGGGAGGGACAAATCATGCGAAACCTCATCCTGAACCGCTCGAATCGCGTCGCGCGTACGTTCGGCGCATCGTTGATCGCGCTGTCCGCGCTGATGGCCGGCACCGCGGCGCATGCCGCGCAAACGGCGCCGGCAGACAGCGCGCTGGTCGCACGCGGCGCGTATCTCGCGAAGGCGGGCGACTGCGTGGCGTGCCACACCGCGCCGCGCGGCGCGCCGTTCGCCGGCGGCCTGAAGATGGTCACGCCGATGGGCGCGATCTATACGACCAACATCACGCCCGACCCGGAAACCGGCATCGGCGGCTACACGGAAGCCGAGTTCGCGGGCGCGCTGCGCGCGGGTGTCGCGAAGGACGGCCATCACCTGTATCCGGCGATGCCTTATCCGTCGTATGCGAAGCTGCGCGACGACGACGTGAAGGCGCTGTACGCGTACTTCATGCACGGCGTCGAGCCGGTGAAGCAGGCGAACCGTGCGTCCGAGATTCCGTGGCCGCTCGGCATGCGCTGGCCGCTGGCACTGTGGAACGCGGTGTTTCTCGACACCAAGCCGTACGCGGACAAGCCGGCCAAGGACGCGGCGTGGAACCGCGGCGCGTATCTCGTGCAGGGGCTCGGGCATTGCGGGTCGTGCCATACGCCACGCGGCGTCGGCTTCCAGGAGAAGGCGCTGGACGAAGGCGGCGCGGCGTTCCTGTCGGGCGCGCCGATCGACAACTGGTTCGCGTCGAACCTGACCGGCGAGCACAATACGGGGCTCGGCCGCTGGAGCGATGCGGAGCTCGCGCAGTTCCTGAAGACCGGCGCGAACCGCCATGCGACCGCGTTCGGCTCGATGGTCAGCGTGATCAATCACAGCACGCAGGAACTGACCGACGACGATCTGACGGCGATTTCCCGTTACCTGAAGTCGCTGCCGGCGGCGGGCGGCACGGGCGCGCCGCCTTACCGTTATGATCCGAAGGCGACGCAGGTCTCGCTTGGCCGGCCGGCGAACGATCCGGGCGCAAAGGTGTATAACGCTTACTGCCTGCATTGCCATGGCGTGGACGGGCGCGGCTACGCGCCGCTGCTCGCGCCGCTCGCCGGCAACCCGAACGTGCTCGAGGCCGATGCATCGTCGCTGATCAACGTGACGCTGAACGGCAGCGAGTCGCTCGTGATCGGCGGCGTGCCGTCCGCGTATCCGATGCCGGCGTTCTCGAACCAGTTGAACGACCGCCAGATCGCCGACGTGCTGACGTTCATGCGCGCCGGCTGGAACAACGGCGCGCCGGCCGTGCAGCCGGCGGACGTCGCGAAACTCCGCAAGGCGACGGCGGCCACGCGCTGAGCGCGGCCGACCGTGGCGGATGACGACGGGCATGCGTGCCGCTTGCCCGTCGTCGAACATTGCCGGGTGCATCGCGCCCGGCAACGCAGCGCTTTCTGTCAACCGGCGCGCGGCCATTCGCGGCAGCGCGCGTTTTATCGACGCAAAGTAGGGGTGTGTGGATGGCTAACGTGACTTATACGGATACGCAACTGCTGATCGACGGCGAGTGGGTCGACGCCGCGAGCGGCAAGACGATCGACGTCGTGAACCCGGCGACGGGCAAGGCGATCGGCAAGGTGGCCCATGCGGGCATCGCCGATCTCGATCGCGCGCTGGCTGCGGCGCAGCGCGGTTTCGAGGCATGGCGCAAGGTGCCCGCGAACGAGCGCGCGGCGACGATGCGCAAGGCCGCGGCGCTGGTGCGCGAGCGCGCCGACGCGATCGCTCAGTTGATGACGCAGGAGCAGGGCAAGCCGCTGACGGAAGCGCGTGTCGAAGTGCTGTCGGCAGCCGACATCATCGAATGGTTCGCGGACGAAGGCCGCCGCGTGTACGGCCGGATCGTGCCGCCGCGCAATCTCGGCGCGCAGCAAATGGTCGTGAAGGAGCCCGTCGGCCCGGTCGCGGCGTTCACGCCGTGGAATTTCCCGGTCAACCAGGTCGTGCGCAAGCTGAGCGCCGCGCTCGCGACCGGCTGCTCGTTCCTCGTGAAGGCGCCGGAAGAAACGCCGGCGTCGCCGGCCGCGCTGCTGCGCGCGTTCGTCGACGCGGGCGTGCCGGCCGGCGTGATCGGCCTCGTGTACGGCGAACCGGCGGAAATCTCGTCGTATCTGATCGCGCACCCGGTGATCCGCAAGGTGACGTTCACGGGTTCGACGCCCGTCGGCAAGCAGCTCGCCGCGCTCGCCGGCCAGCACATGAAGCGCGCGACGATGGAATTGGGCGGCCACGCGCCGGTGATCGTCGCCGAGGATGCGGACGTCGCGCTGGCGGTGAAGGCCGCCGGTGGCGCGAAGTTCCGGAACGCGGGCCAGGTGTGCATTTCGCCGACGCGTTTTCTCGTGCACAACAGCATCCGCGACGAATTCACGCGCGCGCTGGTGCAGCACGCCGAGGGGCTGAAGATCGGCAACGGCCTCGAGGAAGGCACGACGCTCGGCGCGCTGGCGAACCCGCGTCGGCTGACCGCGATGGCGTCGGTCGTCGAGAACGCGCGCAAGGTCGGCGCGAGCATCGAGACCGGCGGCGAACGGATCGGCTCGGAAGGCAACTTCTTCGCGCCGACCGTGATCGCGAACGTGCCGCTCGAAGCGGACGTGTTCAACAACGAGCCGTTCGGTCCGGTCGCGGCGATCCGCGGCTTCGACAAGCTCGAGGACGCGATCGCGGAAGCGAACCGTCTGCCGTTCGGGCTGGCCGGCTATGCGTTCACGCGTTCGTTCGCGAACGTGCACCTGCTGTCGCAGCGCCTCGAAGTCGGGATGCTGTGGATCAACCAGCCCGCGACGCCGTGGCCGGAAATGCCGTTCGG
Protein-coding sequences here:
- a CDS encoding putative quinol monooxygenase gives rise to the protein MALYVMASVFPKPEHAQAVEAELRSMVAATRAEPGNRRYDLFREQDGSPALHLFEIYDDQAAFDAHLASPHFTAFRTKSTEWFSAPPVIKVLSGIDAAE
- a CDS encoding (2Fe-2S)-binding protein, translated to MVTLNINGESRTVDAPDDMPLLWVLRDVVGLTGTKFGCGIAQCGACTVHLDGVAARSCVLPVAAVAGRKITTIEAVGATPAGQKVQDAWRELDVVQCGYCQSGQVMAATALIASNPSPSDADIDAAMAGNICRCGTYNRIRAAVKHAAKGS
- a CDS encoding NADP-dependent oxidoreductase — protein: MPQTKTANRRIVLNARPVGAPTPNDFRTETADVPVPRAGQVLLRTVWLSLDPYMRGRMSDAPSYAPPVELGDVMVGGTVSRVVASNLPAYREGDLVVAGAGWQDYALSDGSDLIALGRDFAHPSYALGVLGMPGFTAYTGLLKIGEPKAGETVVVAAASGAVGSVVGQIAKLKGCRVVGVAGGADKVAYVKDTLGFDACIDHRDPQFAAKLKDACPNGIDVYFENVGGAVFDAVWPLLNDHARVPVCGIIAHYNDAAYDDTAVSSGRDRVPALMGTILRKRIRMQGFIILDHYATGYAPFLKEMSEWVAQGKVKTLEDVIPDLADAPNALIGLLAGKNFGKVVVRVGPDELA
- a CDS encoding c-type cytochrome encodes the protein MRNLILNRSNRVARTFGASLIALSALMAGTAAHAAQTAPADSALVARGAYLAKAGDCVACHTAPRGAPFAGGLKMVTPMGAIYTTNITPDPETGIGGYTEAEFAGALRAGVAKDGHHLYPAMPYPSYAKLRDDDVKALYAYFMHGVEPVKQANRASEIPWPLGMRWPLALWNAVFLDTKPYADKPAKDAAWNRGAYLVQGLGHCGSCHTPRGVGFQEKALDEGGAAFLSGAPIDNWFASNLTGEHNTGLGRWSDAELAQFLKTGANRHATAFGSMVSVINHSTQELTDDDLTAISRYLKSLPAAGGTGAPPYRYDPKATQVSLGRPANDPGAKVYNAYCLHCHGVDGRGYAPLLAPLAGNPNVLEADASSLINVTLNGSESLVIGGVPSAYPMPAFSNQLNDRQIADVLTFMRAGWNNGAPAVQPADVAKLRKATAATR
- a CDS encoding xanthine dehydrogenase family protein molybdopterin-binding subunit; this translates as MSRGLIEAGRAGAGVSRRSFLKAGMSLGAAAGGGLLLGFSLPAAGDDARRSVIGGDADENARAGVFAPNAFVQIDRGGKVTLVMPKVEMGQGVYTALPMLIAEELEVPLSNVTLDHAPPNEKLFLDPLLGGQLTGGSTSVRYAWEPLRRAGATARTLLVAAAAKQWNVDPATCRAENGEVQHPPSGRRASYGQLADAASKLPVPKDVALKQPADFKLIGKPVKRLDSPEKVDGTAQFGLDVRLPGMLYAVIVNSPVFGGTVASVDDTAARKIPGVRQVVRVDNAVAVVGDHTWAAKRGASALVVKWNEGADAKVSTKDIVADLAQAAANGKGAVARKEGDVGRAFTNAKTRVDAVYEQPFLAHATMEPVNCTVQVRADGCEIWVGTQVPTRARDTVQQLTGLAPEKIVVHNHLLGGGFGRRLETDMIGQAVKVAKQVNAPVKVVWTREEDIQHDMYRPYYYDRISAGLDANGKPVAWQHRIVGSSIIARFAPPAFKNGVDPDAVEVSAELPYDLPNQLVDYVRQEPRHIPTAFWRGVGPTRGTFVVESFIDELAAQTKTDPVQYRRALLDKTPRARNVLDVATKAAGWGTSLPKGQGRGVSVMHAFGSFFSIVIDVAVDEGEVQVKRVVCAVDCGMAVNPSTIEAQVQGGIIFGITGALHGEITIEDGRVVQSNFTDYRMMRINETPPIEVHLVKSAEAPGGIGEPGTAATAAALSNAIFAATGKRLRKLPVGSQLKTA
- a CDS encoding NAD-dependent succinate-semialdehyde dehydrogenase, with the translated sequence MANVTYTDTQLLIDGEWVDAASGKTIDVVNPATGKAIGKVAHAGIADLDRALAAAQRGFEAWRKVPANERAATMRKAAALVRERADAIAQLMTQEQGKPLTEARVEVLSAADIIEWFADEGRRVYGRIVPPRNLGAQQMVVKEPVGPVAAFTPWNFPVNQVVRKLSAALATGCSFLVKAPEETPASPAALLRAFVDAGVPAGVIGLVYGEPAEISSYLIAHPVIRKVTFTGSTPVGKQLAALAGQHMKRATMELGGHAPVIVAEDADVALAVKAAGGAKFRNAGQVCISPTRFLVHNSIRDEFTRALVQHAEGLKIGNGLEEGTTLGALANPRRLTAMASVVENARKVGASIETGGERIGSEGNFFAPTVIANVPLEADVFNNEPFGPVAAIRGFDKLEDAIAEANRLPFGLAGYAFTRSFANVHLLSQRLEVGMLWINQPATPWPEMPFGGVKDSGYGSEGGPEALEPYLVTKSVTVMAV